The Dehalococcoidia bacterium genome window below encodes:
- a CDS encoding GHMP kinase — protein MHYRAKAPLRISFCGGGTDVPPYPERYGGLVLVATINSYAHASLTPRDDNVLTIQSLDYDIVARYHVDDDLFFDGELDLVKAVIRYMGGKRGLDLFLRSDAPPGTGLGSSSAMIVALIGVLKEFLRMPLSIYEVAEHAVEIERRDLRIKGGLQDQYASAFGGFNLIEFYGDKTVVNPLRISDEIMNELECRLLLCYTGQTHLSGNILARQIDNYEREDAEVLASLHRLKELTTEMKNALLRGKLDEMGVLLHETWLNKRRLASGISTPVIEELYEVGRGAGAYGGKVLGAGGGGYLLFYCPYEQRHRVAEALEAAGGRIVEFSFHTKGLQTWQY, from the coding sequence ATGCACTATCGGGCTAAAGCCCCGCTCCGGATCAGTTTTTGCGGTGGAGGCACCGACGTTCCTCCCTATCCTGAGCGCTACGGCGGGCTTGTCCTCGTCGCGACGATCAACAGCTACGCCCACGCCTCGCTTACCCCGCGCGACGATAATGTTTTGACGATCCAGTCGCTCGACTACGACATCGTTGCGCGCTACCACGTCGATGACGACCTGTTCTTCGACGGCGAACTCGATCTCGTCAAGGCGGTGATCCGCTACATGGGCGGAAAGCGGGGACTTGATCTCTTCCTGCGCTCAGACGCCCCGCCGGGGACCGGCCTTGGCAGCAGCTCGGCGATGATTGTCGCCCTCATTGGGGTCCTGAAGGAGTTCCTTCGGATGCCCCTCTCGATCTATGAAGTCGCCGAGCACGCTGTCGAGATCGAACGGCGCGACCTCCGGATCAAGGGCGGCTTGCAGGATCAGTACGCCTCGGCGTTTGGCGGCTTCAATCTGATCGAGTTCTACGGCGACAAGACGGTGGTCAACCCGCTGCGCATCTCCGACGAGATTATGAACGAGTTGGAATGCCGGCTCCTGCTGTGCTACACCGGCCAGACCCATCTCTCCGGCAACATCCTCGCTCGCCAGATCGACAACTATGAGCGCGAAGATGCCGAGGTGCTCGCTTCTCTTCATCGGCTGAAGGAATTGACGACCGAGATGAAGAACGCGCTCCTGCGGGGCAAGCTGGATGAAATGGGCGTTCTGCTCCATGAGACATGGCTGAACAAGCGCCGGCTGGCGAGCGGCATCTCGACGCCGGTGATCGAGGAGTTGTACGAGGTCGGTCGCGGGGCGGGCGCCTACGGGGGCAAGGTGCTCGGCGCCGGCGGCGGCGGCTATCTCCTGTTCTACTGTCCCTACGAGCAGCGGCACCGGGTGGCAGAAGCCCTCGAAGCAGCGGGCGGCCGGATTGTCGAGTTCAGCTTTCACACGAAGGGCCTGCAGACCTGGCAATACTGA
- a CDS encoding MFS transporter codes for MAAVDGTAVIVAFPAIADEFQTSVAWVGWVLTAFSLTLGITLPLVGRVVERVGQQAAFVGAVSIFLVGSLGCALSTSVEQLILFRALEGVGGGAFMPLAAGIVSDRFVENRARMIGLLTSFYPLGGIVGPNVGGLLVSLAGWRAIFLMNIPICLAAIALGAWLLRGARPPRRTGAVDVPGALLLGLGTLCIMTGLTLATTTATAWRELPSAGLVASGIALFALLILWERHAANPILDVAILGKRPFLAANLISFGIAAFIFAIFGLVPLFLTRAYGYFPSQIGLLVTPRALLTIIISAVVSFLLPRLGFRLPIAIGFALVAMSTILVAQAPRSAVLVGSPIPEPVAVAMLLAIAGVGLGFVLPASNSVGMDLLPDKVTAIAGMRGAFNVLGNVLGTTLSLLVVSLAATQAEGLILVFHLAGIGALALIALVPLLPDKPRPLPAALPATEAETSDRLRDRT; via the coding sequence ATGGCAGCCGTCGATGGGACGGCGGTCATCGTTGCCTTTCCCGCTATCGCCGATGAATTCCAAACGAGCGTCGCCTGGGTGGGGTGGGTGCTTACCGCCTTTTCGCTCACCCTCGGCATCACGCTGCCCCTCGTCGGGCGGGTCGTTGAGCGGGTCGGCCAGCAGGCCGCGTTTGTCGGCGCCGTCTCGATCTTTCTGGTCGGCTCGCTCGGCTGCGCGCTCTCGACCTCCGTCGAGCAGCTGATCCTCTTCCGCGCGCTCGAGGGAGTGGGTGGCGGCGCCTTTATGCCGCTGGCCGCCGGCATAGTGAGCGATCGCTTCGTTGAAAACCGTGCCCGCATGATCGGGCTGCTGACCAGCTTCTACCCTCTCGGGGGGATCGTCGGCCCCAATGTTGGCGGGCTGCTCGTCTCGCTCGCTGGGTGGCGCGCGATCTTCCTGATGAACATCCCGATCTGTCTGGCGGCGATCGCGCTCGGCGCGTGGCTGCTGCGCGGTGCGCGGCCGCCGCGCCGCACCGGCGCGGTCGATGTTCCGGGCGCGCTCCTGCTGGGACTAGGCACCCTCTGCATCATGACCGGCCTCACCCTCGCCACCACCACGGCAACCGCATGGCGGGAACTGCCGTCGGCGGGATTAGTGGCGAGCGGGATCGCCCTCTTTGCCCTTCTGATCCTCTGGGAACGGCACGCCGCCAATCCGATCCTCGACGTTGCCATTCTGGGGAAGCGTCCCTTCCTCGCAGCCAACCTGATCAGCTTCGGCATTGCGGCGTTCATCTTCGCCATTTTTGGGCTGGTCCCGCTCTTTCTCACGCGCGCCTATGGCTATTTCCCCAGTCAGATTGGCCTCCTCGTCACCCCACGGGCGCTCCTGACGATCATCATCTCGGCAGTCGTCTCGTTTCTGCTGCCCCGCCTCGGCTTTCGGCTCCCGATCGCTATCGGCTTCGCGTTGGTTGCCATGAGCACAATCCTCGTCGCCCAAGCGCCAAGGAGCGCCGTGCTGGTGGGCAGCCCCATTCCTGAACCCGTGGCGGTGGCGATGCTGCTTGCCATCGCCGGGGTCGGGCTGGGCTTCGTGCTGCCTGCCTCCAACAGCGTCGGGATGGACCTCCTGCCCGATAAAGTGACGGCGATCGCGGGAATGCGGGGCGCCTTCAACGTGCTCGGCAACGTGCTGGGCACAACGCTGTCGCTGCTGGTGGTCTCGCTCGCCGCTACTCAAGCCGAGGGCCTGATCCTCGTCTTTCACCTCGCCGGCATCGGCGCCCTCGCGCTCATCGCCCTCGTTCCCCTGCTGCCGGACAAGCCGCGCCCGCTCCCCGCCGCACTGCCGGCGACGGAGGCCGAGACGTCCGACCGATTGCGGGATCGAACGTGA
- a CDS encoding M23 family metallopeptidase, which yields MQASRALRLSQSGRRALVVARALSEWQDVVRVEHPAAGTQLVVSLLPRHLTHLLVGLIVLAVAAAGLVERRAGSDGGLRSWVFEPFFPSSRASYLTAHPFLGPGLSERTTIVDYVVQPGDTVSHIANRLGVSTETVIWANQIANPDLIRPGDVLRIPPITGVLHTVEPGDTLPQLAARYGVSVQAVLDYPLNRIDNPDELIVGQLIMFPFGIRPRPPAPVVAVASAAASTGTTGGEAAAAAPRGFRLGWPTEGRITQSYSAYHPALDIAAPLGQGVFAIESGTVIVAASGWNGGYGTVVDIDHGNGLVSRYAHLNRLYVSKGDWVAKGQAIGTVGLTGITTGPHIHFELLLRGVRVNPLTYLR from the coding sequence GTGCAAGCATCGCGCGCGCTGCGCCTTTCTCAGTCAGGACGGCGCGCCCTCGTGGTGGCGCGGGCGCTCAGTGAGTGGCAGGATGTCGTCCGGGTGGAGCACCCGGCGGCTGGCACCCAGCTTGTCGTTTCTCTCCTTCCGCGCCATCTCACCCACCTTCTCGTCGGCCTGATCGTGCTCGCCGTCGCCGCTGCCGGCCTTGTTGAGCGGCGCGCCGGCAGCGATGGCGGACTGCGCAGCTGGGTGTTCGAGCCATTCTTCCCGAGCAGTCGGGCAAGCTATCTCACGGCTCATCCTTTTCTCGGTCCTGGGCTCTCAGAGCGAACGACGATCGTCGACTACGTCGTCCAGCCGGGCGATACGGTCTCGCACATCGCCAACCGTCTCGGCGTCTCAACCGAGACCGTGATCTGGGCTAATCAGATCGCCAACCCAGACCTGATCCGGCCGGGGGACGTCCTGCGCATTCCGCCGATCACAGGCGTGCTGCATACCGTCGAGCCGGGCGACACGCTGCCCCAACTGGCAGCGCGCTACGGCGTCAGTGTCCAAGCGGTGCTCGACTATCCGCTCAACCGGATCGACAACCCCGACGAGCTGATCGTCGGCCAACTGATCATGTTCCCCTTCGGCATTCGCCCGCGGCCGCCGGCGCCAGTCGTCGCCGTCGCGAGCGCGGCCGCAAGCACGGGAACGACCGGAGGAGAAGCGGCGGCTGCGGCGCCCCGCGGCTTTCGCCTCGGGTGGCCGACCGAGGGCCGGATCACGCAATCCTACTCTGCTTACCACCCTGCCTTAGATATTGCCGCACCGCTCGGCCAGGGGGTTTTCGCCATTGAAAGCGGCACAGTGATTGTTGCTGCCAGCGGTTGGAACGGCGGCTACGGCACAGTCGTGGATATCGATCACGGCAATGGGCTGGTCTCCCGCTACGCCCACCTGAACCGGCTGTATGTCAGCAAAGGCGACTGGGTAGCAAAAGGCCAGGCGATCGGCACCGTCGGCCTCACCGGCATTACGACCGGCCCTCACATCCACTTTGAATTGCTCCTGCGCGGGGTACGCGTCAACCCCCTGACCTACCTGCGCTAG
- a CDS encoding molybdenum cofactor biosynthesis protein MoaB translates to MTELGYPEHHARAAEEVPASLRCGVITASDTRTPETDISGTIIREKLAAAGHHVAQYAVERDEATAIAALIRRFAEAGCQVIIINGGTGIAKRDSTFEAVDRLLEKRLPGFGELFRMLSYQEIGPAAMLSRATAGVLGKTLLFSLPGSPNAVTLALDRLILPELRHLVWEATRS, encoded by the coding sequence ATGACTGAGCTGGGCTACCCGGAGCATCACGCGCGGGCCGCGGAGGAAGTGCCGGCGTCCTTACGCTGCGGCGTGATCACCGCCAGCGACACCCGCACCCCAGAGACCGATATCTCCGGCACGATCATCCGCGAGAAGCTGGCCGCTGCTGGTCACCACGTCGCGCAGTATGCTGTCGAGCGCGATGAGGCGACGGCGATTGCGGCGCTAATCCGCCGCTTTGCCGAGGCCGGCTGTCAGGTCATCATCATTAATGGCGGCACCGGCATTGCCAAGCGCGACTCGACGTTCGAAGCGGTCGATCGCCTGCTCGAAAAGCGGTTGCCAGGCTTCGGCGAGCTGTTCCGAATGCTGTCGTATCAGGAGATCGGACCGGCAGCGATGCTCTCCCGCGCCACGGCAGGCGTGCTCGGCAAGACGCTCCTCTTCTCGCTTCCCGGCTCTCCGAACGCGGTCACGCTGGCCCTCGACCGCCTGATCCTGCCGGAGCTGCGTCACCTCGTCTGGGAGGCCACTCGCTCCTAG
- the galU gene encoding UTP--glucose-1-phosphate uridylyltransferase GalU, translated as MRLRKAVVLAAGWGTRFLPATKAQPKEMLPLVDKPIIQYVVEELVASGIEQIVIVTALGKRAIEDHFDRSFELEAALEKKGDLRLLNLVRGISDLARIYYVRQKEQLGVGHAVLTTEDIVGNEPFALCFPDDVIDAATPAMAQMMEVYNRYRCSVIAVEEVPPSEVHKYGVIEGHPVGERVSQVRNLIEKPDPAEAPSNLAIVGRYILTPEIFDAIRSTRPGKLGEIQITDALRILLERQAIYAFQFEGARYDTGTPLGFLKASVEMALRRPDIGPEFRAYLESIDLANGRRKAAPKQADEEALAETAP; from the coding sequence ATGAGGCTCCGCAAGGCGGTGGTGCTGGCGGCTGGCTGGGGGACGCGCTTTCTGCCGGCGACGAAGGCGCAGCCAAAAGAGATGCTTCCGTTGGTCGACAAGCCAATCATTCAATACGTCGTCGAGGAGCTGGTCGCTTCGGGCATCGAGCAGATCGTCATTGTCACGGCACTCGGCAAGCGGGCGATCGAAGACCATTTCGACCGCTCCTTTGAACTGGAGGCGGCGCTTGAGAAGAAAGGCGACCTCCGGCTGCTCAATCTGGTGCGCGGGATTAGCGACCTCGCTCGGATCTACTACGTGCGACAGAAGGAGCAGCTTGGCGTCGGGCATGCTGTCCTGACAACGGAGGACATTGTCGGCAATGAGCCGTTTGCGCTGTGCTTTCCGGACGACGTGATTGACGCGGCGACCCCGGCGATGGCGCAGATGATGGAGGTTTACAACCGCTATCGGTGCTCGGTGATCGCGGTTGAAGAGGTGCCGCCTAGTGAGGTGCATAAGTACGGCGTCATCGAAGGGCATCCTGTCGGCGAGCGCGTCTCCCAGGTGCGGAATTTGATCGAGAAGCCCGACCCCGCCGAAGCGCCGTCAAACTTGGCCATTGTCGGCCGGTACATCCTCACGCCGGAAATCTTCGACGCTATTCGCTCGACCCGGCCCGGCAAGCTGGGCGAGATCCAGATTACCGACGCCTTGAGGATCCTGCTCGAGCGCCAGGCGATCTACGCCTTCCAGTTTGAAGGGGCGCGCTACGATACGGGAACACCGCTCGGCTTCTTGAAGGCCTCGGTTGAGATGGCGCTCCGCCGGCCAGACATTGGGCCAGAGTTCCGCGCCTATCTCGAAAGCATCGATCTCGCGAACGGCCGGCGCAAAGCCGCCCCGAAGCAGGCTGACGAGGAAGCGCTTGCCGAAACGGCGCCATAA
- a CDS encoding DUF4129 domain-containing protein, with protein MILRPVPDLLLPVLLAIGEVTWLSLWFRLVAHGPNEEPLVPLGLLVLTAVTAALLMRWASRAVWSLRRLRWTTISAGVAMALAVVTLAFGPDWLATLGPFIRDPLFAWPPAVLALVMAGITWWRGQGIGDRPIDTLEAEERFRTGAIALVLLAIAAPIATNVTDVSTVIADLPGASLLFFTTGLTTLAIARLRALQARGPRTRRTAPRWALTTAATIGLVIVTGLTVIAVIPEPLGGLGRVLAPLIPFLRILDPIFLAILLPIALLLERIFVLFGRFLSRFSFAEIFQNLEQTPPEEMEERLRNILEIDLIMLGEWLIFLALLALVAAIVWRSYRKRVRRKEDERTEERDSVWSWREFFAGLWAWLVRLRRRLRPPAGASVSRSEPPVAEEARSIRAIYRAYLRAGAAIGLPRRPEQTPLEYLNAIAPKLGEGEPFAAAITAGYHRARYAEQPPAEADVREVQAAWEALRSRLLPPAGS; from the coding sequence GTGATCCTCCGCCCGGTCCCCGACCTCCTGCTGCCGGTCTTGCTGGCGATCGGCGAAGTGACGTGGCTGTCGCTCTGGTTTCGCCTCGTCGCGCATGGGCCGAATGAGGAGCCGCTAGTGCCGCTCGGGCTGCTGGTCCTGACGGCGGTGACCGCTGCGCTCCTGATGCGCTGGGCGTCGCGCGCGGTCTGGTCGCTGCGCCGCCTGCGCTGGACGACAATCAGCGCGGGGGTGGCGATGGCGCTCGCGGTGGTGACGCTCGCTTTCGGCCCCGACTGGCTGGCGACGCTCGGCCCGTTTATCCGCGACCCGCTGTTTGCTTGGCCGCCAGCCGTTCTCGCGCTGGTTATGGCGGGCATCACGTGGTGGCGCGGTCAGGGGATCGGAGACCGCCCGATCGACACGCTCGAGGCCGAGGAGCGGTTTCGAACGGGAGCGATCGCGCTCGTTCTCCTCGCCATTGCTGCCCCGATCGCAACGAATGTGACCGATGTCTCGACGGTGATCGCTGACCTGCCGGGCGCCTCCCTGCTGTTCTTCACCACCGGCCTGACAACGCTTGCCATCGCCCGGCTGCGGGCGCTGCAAGCGCGCGGGCCTCGAACGCGGCGCACCGCACCGCGCTGGGCGTTGACAACCGCGGCCACGATCGGGCTGGTGATCGTCACGGGATTGACGGTGATCGCGGTCATTCCTGAGCCGCTCGGCGGCCTTGGCCGCGTTCTCGCTCCGCTCATTCCCTTCCTGCGCATTCTCGACCCGATTTTCCTCGCGATTTTGCTGCCGATTGCGCTGCTGCTGGAGCGGATCTTCGTCCTGTTTGGGCGGTTCCTGAGCCGGTTCAGTTTTGCCGAGATCTTTCAGAACCTTGAGCAGACGCCGCCTGAAGAGATGGAGGAGCGGCTGCGCAATATCCTGGAAATCGATCTCATCATGCTCGGTGAGTGGCTGATTTTCCTCGCGCTGCTTGCTCTGGTGGCGGCGATCGTTTGGCGGTCTTATCGGAAGCGCGTTCGCCGGAAGGAGGACGAGCGGACAGAGGAGCGCGACAGTGTCTGGTCGTGGCGCGAGTTTTTCGCCGGGCTCTGGGCGTGGCTGGTGCGTCTCAGGCGCCGGCTGCGGCCACCGGCGGGGGCGAGCGTCTCGCGCAGTGAGCCGCCGGTCGCGGAAGAGGCGCGCTCGATCCGGGCGATCTATCGGGCCTACCTGCGCGCTGGCGCGGCTATCGGCCTGCCGCGGCGGCCGGAGCAGACCCCGCTCGAATATCTGAACGCCATTGCTCCCAAGCTCGGGGAGGGGGAGCCGTTCGCGGCAGCTATCACCGCAGGCTATCACCGCGCCCGCTATGCGGAACAGCCGCCGGCCGAGGCCGACGTTCGCGAGGTCCAAGCCGCATGGGAGGCGCTGCGGTCCCGGCTTCTGCCGCCGGCGGGTTCCTGA
- the pheA gene encoding prephenate dehydratase has product MRVAFQGERGAYSEAAAFELLGPQIEPVACPSFEAVFAAVESGDCQRGVIPIENSLGGSVHQNYDLLLRHTLHIVGELNFRVRHCLIAMPGVRKEDVRRVYSHWQALAQCEGYLAQLGVETVPFYDTAGAVKALAEEGRTDAAAIASRRAAEFYGLDVLEEGIEDNPENYTRFLLLARDPQPPGETAGPLKTSIVFSVPNNPGALFRAMAAFALRDIDLSKIESRPLKGRPWEYVFYMDFAGSADEGPGQRALAQLAETATLLRVLGTYRRSE; this is encoded by the coding sequence ATGCGCGTCGCATTCCAAGGAGAGCGCGGAGCGTACAGCGAGGCGGCAGCGTTCGAACTGCTCGGTCCCCAGATCGAGCCGGTCGCCTGCCCGAGCTTCGAGGCCGTCTTCGCTGCCGTCGAGAGCGGCGACTGCCAGCGCGGCGTCATCCCGATCGAAAACTCGCTTGGCGGCAGCGTCCATCAAAACTATGACCTGCTGCTTCGGCACACCCTCCATATCGTTGGGGAGCTGAACTTCCGGGTGCGCCATTGCCTGATCGCGATGCCGGGAGTGCGCAAGGAAGATGTCCGGCGCGTCTACAGCCACTGGCAAGCGCTCGCTCAGTGCGAAGGCTACCTAGCGCAGCTCGGGGTCGAGACCGTGCCGTTCTACGACACGGCAGGAGCGGTCAAAGCCTTGGCAGAGGAAGGGCGCACCGACGCTGCAGCGATCGCCAGCCGGCGGGCCGCTGAGTTTTACGGGCTGGACGTGCTCGAGGAAGGGATCGAAGACAACCCAGAGAATTACACGCGCTTTTTGCTGCTCGCTCGCGATCCCCAGCCGCCAGGCGAGACGGCAGGGCCGCTCAAAACCTCGATCGTCTTCTCGGTGCCGAATAACCCGGGCGCGCTGTTCCGCGCGATGGCCGCTTTTGCGCTGCGCGACATCGACCTTTCGAAGATCGAGTCGCGTCCTCTCAAGGGGCGTCCCTGGGAATACGTCTTCTATATGGATTTCGCGGGGAGCGCTGACGAGGGACCGGGCCAGCGCGCGCTTGCCCAGCTTGCCGAAACCGCAACGCTGCTGCGCGTGCTCGGCACCTACCGGCGGTCAGAATAG
- a CDS encoding AI-2E family transporter, producing the protein MLERNRWLQALIIMLVFIAAIYLGGMLWQLFLRFSDIILTFFMAWLVAYTLNPVADFLVRQRLPRLLAIMLVYLFLLVAVITVGLVIVPPLATQTVQLGRSIPGWVNEWPRYAELVQGFLNERGIDLRLGALLTESALLQRAEQLGTALAQNALGIAQGVAAFIFNTVIVIILSLYFMIDGERFSRLFIDILPASWEDEARYLLAAIDKTFGGFMRGLLIQTAVYAVGTGIVMTIAGLPFVLVVSLFAGAMMVIPFIGSVVAMIPPVILAALTGDWLRVLLVFAGLLVLQQVVLNVISPKVMSDTVGMHPLLIFFAVLLGTKEAGIWGAIFGVPIVGVVYSMVVQLYRQRRKQLANATKEQKELPLTAVVSGEVRS; encoded by the coding sequence GTGCTTGAGCGCAATCGCTGGCTCCAAGCGCTCATCATCATGCTGGTCTTCATCGCCGCGATCTATCTCGGCGGAATGCTGTGGCAGCTATTTCTCCGCTTCAGCGACATCATTCTCACCTTCTTTATGGCGTGGCTCGTTGCCTACACCCTGAACCCCGTGGCGGACTTTCTGGTCCGGCAGCGTCTTCCTCGTCTGCTGGCGATTATGCTGGTCTATCTCTTCTTGCTTGTGGCGGTGATCACGGTCGGCCTCGTGATTGTGCCCCCGCTGGCGACCCAGACAGTCCAGCTCGGCCGGTCGATCCCCGGCTGGGTGAACGAGTGGCCGCGCTACGCCGAACTTGTTCAAGGCTTCCTCAACGAGCGCGGGATCGATCTTCGGCTGGGCGCGCTGTTGACGGAGAGCGCTCTCCTGCAGCGCGCAGAACAGCTGGGCACCGCGCTCGCTCAAAACGCTCTCGGCATTGCGCAAGGGGTGGCCGCGTTCATTTTCAACACCGTGATTGTCATTATCTTGTCGCTCTACTTCATGATCGACGGGGAGCGGTTCTCGCGCCTGTTCATCGACATCTTGCCGGCAAGCTGGGAAGACGAGGCGCGCTATCTCCTCGCAGCGATCGACAAGACCTTCGGCGGTTTCATGCGCGGCCTGCTCATCCAGACGGCGGTCTATGCGGTCGGCACAGGGATTGTGATGACGATCGCCGGATTGCCGTTCGTTCTTGTGGTCTCGCTTTTCGCCGGGGCGATGATGGTCATCCCCTTTATCGGCTCGGTGGTGGCGATGATCCCGCCGGTCATCCTCGCTGCGCTCACCGGTGACTGGCTGCGCGTTCTGCTCGTCTTTGCTGGTTTGCTGGTGCTCCAGCAGGTGGTGCTGAACGTAATCTCACCGAAGGTGATGTCGGATACGGTTGGGATGCATCCCCTGCTCATCTTCTTCGCCGTGCTGCTCGGCACGAAAGAAGCGGGGATCTGGGGCGCGATCTTCGGCGTGCCGATCGTCGGAGTGGTCTATTCGATGGTGGTGCAGCTCTATCGCCAGCGGCGAAAGCAGCTGGCGAATGCAACCAAGGAACAGAAAGAACTTCCGCTCACTGCGGTGGTATCGGGAGAGGTTCGGTCATGA
- a CDS encoding GNAT family N-acetyltransferase, with the protein MNHLSPLYPPHGRIRIAEAQRGDFDEVADLFGALHAHNAELDELFSLAENWRELLYDHFVRTVGTPSVLWLLAWDGPRAVGLLLMEQHLDSPLFRYRRWAELVAIYVVPEQRGSGLAQRFLEEAYRWAAARNLDRIQLYVTTSNERAKAFYANAGFRPVQEIWRIAVTPVADAASLPDPPRTTDRGSVDFVQLGHHHLGMDDHD; encoded by the coding sequence ATGAACCACCTCAGCCCCCTCTACCCGCCTCATGGCCGGATTCGGATCGCCGAAGCGCAGCGCGGCGATTTCGACGAGGTCGCCGACCTCTTCGGCGCCCTCCACGCCCACAATGCCGAACTCGATGAACTGTTCTCCCTCGCCGAGAACTGGCGGGAATTGCTCTACGACCATTTCGTGCGCACGGTGGGGACCCCGTCAGTGCTCTGGCTGCTCGCGTGGGATGGTCCGCGGGCAGTCGGACTGCTGCTGATGGAGCAGCATCTCGACTCGCCGCTCTTCCGCTACCGCCGCTGGGCAGAACTGGTTGCAATTTATGTCGTGCCGGAGCAGCGGGGCAGCGGCCTCGCCCAGCGCTTTCTGGAAGAGGCGTACCGCTGGGCGGCGGCACGCAATTTGGACCGCATTCAGCTCTATGTCACCACATCGAACGAACGCGCCAAGGCGTTCTATGCCAACGCGGGCTTCCGGCCGGTGCAGGAGATCTGGCGGATCGCGGTCACGCCTGTCGCCGACGCCGCCTCGCTGCCCGACCCACCGCGGACGACCGACCGCGGCAGCGTCGATTTTGTTCAGTTGGGACACCACCATCTTGGGATGGACGACCATGACTGA
- a CDS encoding pyridoxamine 5'-phosphate oxidase family protein, with the protein MFRRIGVRGEAAEVYRDSIYQFIQQRRPMVACFLTTTQRSGQPVTRQVGAFLDGWRVGTITEPESVKVAHIRRNPLVSYLWVELTPAERGPARNVLLLGECTIDDDPERVYDFLVRRAAARGWPAPERRTDRWLLWTTPRLVRAEGWVGGETPAILTTFPLDGEGGKAAAV; encoded by the coding sequence GTGTTTCGACGGATTGGGGTCCGGGGGGAAGCCGCCGAGGTCTATCGCGACTCGATCTATCAGTTCATCCAGCAGCGCCGCCCTATGGTGGCATGTTTCTTGACGACAACCCAGCGGAGCGGCCAGCCAGTCACCCGCCAAGTCGGCGCTTTTCTCGACGGATGGCGCGTCGGCACCATCACCGAGCCGGAGAGCGTGAAGGTGGCGCACATCCGGCGCAACCCGCTTGTCAGCTATCTCTGGGTGGAGTTGACCCCTGCTGAGCGCGGGCCGGCGCGTAATGTCCTCCTCCTCGGCGAATGCACGATCGACGACGACCCGGAGCGCGTGTACGACTTTCTCGTCCGGCGCGCTGCTGCGCGGGGCTGGCCGGCGCCAGAGCGGCGCACCGACCGCTGGCTGCTCTGGACGACGCCTCGCCTCGTGCGTGCCGAGGGGTGGGTCGGCGGCGAGACGCCGGCGATCCTGACCACCTTCCCGCTTGACGGAGAGGGAGGGAAAGCGGCGGCGGTCTAG